A single window of Sphingobacterium sp. ML3W DNA harbors:
- the coaD gene encoding pantetheine-phosphate adenylyltransferase, producing MRIAVFAGSFDPFTLAHQDIVERALPLFDKIYIAIGVNSAKQGLLTVEEKLTTIQSVFKNKDIVEVVSFQGLTIEFCKLVSANFLLRGLRNTADFEFENSIAQNNLILAPHIETYFLMSRSGLAHISSTIVRDVWRNGGPIENMVPKTINHFLKNK from the coding sequence ATGAGAATTGCTGTTTTTGCCGGGTCGTTTGATCCATTTACTTTGGCACATCAAGATATCGTGGAGCGCGCTCTTCCTCTTTTTGATAAAATCTACATTGCAATAGGTGTGAACAGTGCAAAGCAAGGTCTGCTGACTGTTGAAGAAAAATTGACAACTATTCAATCTGTTTTTAAAAATAAGGATATAGTCGAAGTTGTTTCTTTTCAAGGTTTGACCATTGAATTTTGTAAACTTGTCAGTGCTAATTTTTTGCTTAGGGGACTCCGTAATACGGCAGATTTTGAATTTGAAAATAGCATTGCACAAAATAATTTGATTTTAGCACCCCATATAGAAACGTATTTCTTAATGAGCAGGAGTGGGTTGGCTCACATCTCCTCTACCATCGTTCGTGATGTATGGCGAAACGGAGGGCCGATAGAAAACATGGTTCCAAAAACAATCAATCATTTTTTAAAGAATAAGTAA